From the genome of Pseudomonas sp. gcc21, one region includes:
- the mdoH gene encoding glucans biosynthesis glucosyltransferase MdoH — protein sequence MTALRSELPEADRHLGASHWRRAAVWRRSFLLLAVLLQTAIATYFMLSVLPYNGGTGLEVGMAVLFAILFTWISIGFWVGLIGFCIRRLGGDAHSLLAQQDEATLAGTTLARTAIVMPIYHESVERSLSGLKSVYRSLERTGQLEHFDFHILSDSRDPDIWLREQTAWAGLCKELGAEGRLFYRRRTLNLNYKSGNIGDFLRRWGRNYAYMVVLDADSLMGGRTLVRMVQLMQRHPRVGILQTSPALLNGESVFARIQQFGNQLYGPLFTTGLAAVQLGEAAFWGHNAILRTQPFMKYCGLRKLPGWGLFRGPIMSHDFVEAAYMGRAGLEVWLEPGLDQSYEESPPTLVEELTRDRRWAKGNMQHLWLLLRGKGMRVAHRMALVNGIMSYFASPLWLAFLVLTTIEAARMVLMPIDYFPDPYQLHPLWPQWEPIRAVVLVGITMTLLFLPKFLALIDAVLSGRAKAFGGFLRLSAGVLMEIFISALLAPIRMLAHSRYILEAVLNVTLRWAGQNRAGEIGWGKAILNQAIGTLLAISWSSFAWWLDPMFFLWSLPVALPLVLAAPIFVILGKVRVGQGLRRRKLLMIPEETHGSELIDGLTDTRGLETATGDFPAFHEAVVHPQINALQVSLARDRRRGPRAAWLEHLCQDCLEHGPRALDKAEQSALAGDAASLAWLHQQAWQAPVDSPWGRILGIRMQARRRRDQGLPPAILTD from the coding sequence ATGACTGCGCTCCGTTCGGAATTGCCCGAAGCCGACCGGCATTTGGGTGCTTCGCATTGGCGTCGTGCCGCTGTTTGGCGCCGCAGTTTTCTGCTGCTGGCGGTCTTGCTGCAGACAGCTATCGCCACCTATTTCATGCTTTCGGTGCTGCCCTATAACGGCGGCACAGGGCTGGAAGTAGGTATGGCGGTGCTGTTCGCTATTCTGTTCACCTGGATTTCCATCGGCTTCTGGGTGGGCTTGATCGGTTTCTGTATCCGCCGACTGGGCGGCGACGCGCATTCGCTGCTGGCCCAGCAGGATGAAGCCACCTTGGCGGGCACAACGCTCGCGCGCACGGCGATTGTCATGCCCATCTATCATGAGTCCGTCGAGCGCAGCCTGAGCGGGCTGAAGTCGGTCTATCGCAGCCTCGAGCGCACCGGCCAGCTGGAGCATTTTGACTTCCATATCCTTTCCGACAGCCGCGACCCGGACATCTGGCTCAGAGAGCAGACCGCCTGGGCGGGTCTGTGCAAGGAGCTGGGCGCCGAGGGCCGGCTGTTCTACCGACGGCGCACGCTGAACCTGAACTACAAGAGCGGAAACATCGGCGACTTTCTCCGGCGCTGGGGGCGCAACTACGCCTATATGGTGGTGCTCGACGCTGACAGCCTCATGGGCGGGCGGACGCTGGTGCGTATGGTTCAGCTGATGCAGCGCCACCCCCGCGTGGGGATTTTGCAGACCAGTCCTGCACTCCTCAATGGCGAATCGGTATTCGCTCGCATACAACAGTTCGGCAATCAGCTGTACGGTCCCTTGTTCACCACCGGCCTGGCAGCGGTGCAGCTCGGCGAGGCTGCGTTCTGGGGGCACAACGCGATCCTGCGCACCCAGCCGTTCATGAAATATTGCGGATTGCGCAAGCTGCCAGGCTGGGGACTATTTCGCGGCCCGATCATGAGTCATGACTTTGTCGAGGCTGCCTATATGGGGCGGGCCGGTCTGGAGGTCTGGCTTGAGCCAGGGCTGGACCAGAGCTATGAGGAGTCGCCGCCGACTCTGGTAGAAGAACTGACACGCGACCGGCGCTGGGCCAAAGGCAATATGCAGCACCTATGGTTATTGCTGCGCGGCAAGGGCATGCGGGTTGCGCATCGCATGGCGCTGGTCAATGGCATCATGTCCTACTTTGCCTCGCCACTCTGGTTGGCTTTTCTGGTGCTGACTACGATCGAAGCCGCGCGCATGGTGCTCATGCCTATTGATTATTTTCCCGATCCGTACCAGCTGCATCCGCTCTGGCCGCAGTGGGAGCCGATACGGGCTGTGGTCCTGGTAGGGATTACCATGACGCTGCTGTTCCTGCCCAAATTCCTCGCCTTGATCGATGCTGTATTGAGCGGGCGTGCAAAAGCGTTTGGCGGTTTCCTGCGCTTGTCGGCCGGCGTGTTGATGGAGATATTCATTTCAGCCTTGCTGGCGCCGATTCGTATGCTCGCTCATTCGCGGTACATCCTCGAGGCCGTGCTGAACGTCACGTTACGCTGGGCTGGGCAGAACCGCGCGGGGGAAATTGGCTGGGGCAAGGCCATACTCAATCAGGCAATAGGCACCTTGCTGGCCATTTCCTGGTCCTCCTTTGCCTGGTGGTTGGATCCCATGTTTTTCCTCTGGTCCCTGCCGGTCGCGCTGCCGCTGGTACTGGCTGCACCCATATTCGTCATCCTGGGCAAAGTGCGCGTAGGACAGGGGCTGCGACGGCGCAAGTTGTTGATGATTCCCGAAGAAACACACGGCTCGGAGCTGATTGACGGCCTGACTGACACGCGCGGACTGGAGACAGCAACCGGTGACTTTCCCGCCTTTCATGAAGCGGTCGTCCATCCGCAAATCAACGCGTTGCAGGTCTCCCTGGCACGGGATAGACGGCGGGGACCGCGCGCTGCCTGGCTTGAACATCTGTGTCAGGACTGTCTTGAACACGGGCCGCGTGCGCTGGACAAAGCTGAGCAGAGCGCCCTGGCAGGCGATGCCGCTTCACTGGCCTGGTTACATCAGCAGGCATGGCAGGCACCGGTAGACTCGCCTTGGGGGCGTATTCTAGGAATCCGCATGCAGGCGCGCCGGCGACGGGACCAGGGGTTGCCTCCAGCCATTCTTACCGACTGA